Proteins from a single region of Fibrobacter sp. UWH6:
- a CDS encoding family 43 glycosylhydrolase has translation MRFGYTKNAPAFALAFLSTVSSAVAADWYAKETQWAGHDPDIIRYEDGYALMTTDNHLLMQTSEDALNWKKGEPAMPQFEKWLYTYAPNMIDIWAPDIHFIGGEYRVYYCGSEMGIRSSGMGFMSSKEIDPTKPGYGWTDQGEVIHTVKNDAYNAIDAAVLKDLQGKVWMAFGSWGTGIHIIELDEKTGKVAKGAEQINIANRGGAGVEGASLIEHNGKYFLFTAWDNCCKTGANLDGNSYKTVVNRANSITGPYLDRSGNQALKGGGTILLQRYGRYYGPAGGEAFEDINRQRFVNHYYDKNDTGRAKIQVRDIVYTEDNWPELGQPFLGRYLSAEAEHGILSNVEISSSSKASNGEYVGYINEPDSRIRLPMIIPQAGDYLIRYRYANDWTDEGSHFVDVNGVTREVKLPITGAWGEFPEKSVVYIPAKLKRGSNFVEITKGKSYGELDRLDFLRIIRDTIPANGFDNGIRLRLDENDQMAIKDGGYAIYENVITDSITGPAVHVEVKNCAGGSLSIRTESKKGDEISKCDLPTSCGDSKWVSVKCSDLPELKGVQDFYVTASGLSGELLVGNIKFSKAAEAEGDSLERISAVKSVAGMHYDGTTRTVELSRDMRWTVFDLNGVEVRRGFSRKVGLKNLGQGSYLVRAGGSSVRVH, from the coding sequence ATGAGATTTGGGTACACCAAGAACGCACCTGCTTTTGCGTTGGCATTTTTATCTACAGTTTCTTCTGCCGTGGCTGCTGACTGGTATGCCAAGGAAACTCAGTGGGCCGGCCATGATCCGGACATTATCCGTTATGAAGACGGGTACGCCTTGATGACTACGGACAACCATCTGCTGATGCAGACTTCCGAAGATGCCTTGAACTGGAAAAAAGGCGAACCTGCCATGCCCCAGTTCGAGAAATGGCTTTATACCTATGCGCCAAACATGATCGATATCTGGGCGCCGGATATACATTTCATTGGTGGCGAATACCGCGTGTACTATTGCGGTTCCGAAATGGGGATCCGTTCTTCCGGTATGGGCTTTATGTCCAGCAAGGAAATCGATCCCACGAAACCTGGTTATGGTTGGACGGACCAGGGCGAGGTGATTCATACCGTAAAGAACGACGCTTATAATGCCATTGACGCGGCGGTGCTAAAGGACCTTCAAGGCAAGGTCTGGATGGCCTTTGGCTCCTGGGGTACGGGAATCCACATCATTGAACTTGACGAGAAAACAGGCAAGGTGGCCAAGGGGGCGGAACAAATTAATATCGCCAACCGTGGTGGTGCCGGTGTAGAAGGGGCTAGCCTCATTGAACATAATGGCAAGTACTTCTTGTTTACGGCTTGGGATAACTGCTGCAAGACAGGTGCTAACCTTGATGGAAATTCCTACAAGACTGTTGTGAACCGCGCTAATTCCATTACGGGACCTTACTTGGACCGTTCCGGAAATCAGGCCCTGAAAGGTGGTGGCACCATTTTGCTGCAACGCTACGGACGCTATTATGGACCTGCCGGTGGCGAAGCTTTTGAAGATATTAATCGTCAGCGCTTTGTGAATCATTACTACGATAAGAACGATACTGGTCGAGCTAAGATCCAGGTTCGCGACATTGTCTATACGGAAGACAACTGGCCTGAACTCGGTCAGCCGTTTCTGGGACGTTATTTGAGTGCCGAAGCGGAACATGGAATTCTCAGCAACGTGGAAATCTCAAGCAGTTCCAAGGCTTCCAACGGCGAGTATGTTGGCTACATCAATGAACCTGACAGCCGTATTCGTCTGCCGATGATTATACCTCAGGCTGGCGATTACTTGATCCGCTATCGTTACGCCAATGACTGGACCGATGAAGGCTCCCACTTTGTGGATGTTAACGGCGTGACCCGCGAAGTGAAGCTGCCCATTACTGGAGCCTGGGGTGAATTCCCAGAAAAGTCTGTGGTCTATATTCCCGCCAAATTGAAACGTGGCAGTAACTTTGTTGAAATTACCAAGGGTAAAAGCTATGGGGAACTGGATCGACTGGACTTCCTCCGCATTATTCGCGATACCATTCCTGCAAATGGATTTGATAATGGTATTCGCCTTCGCCTAGATGAAAATGACCAGATGGCAATCAAGGATGGCGGTTACGCCATTTATGAGAATGTCATTACGGATTCTATTACAGGTCCTGCTGTTCATGTAGAAGTGAAGAATTGTGCTGGAGGATCACTTTCCATTAGAACTGAAAGCAAAAAGGGCGATGAAATTTCCAAGTGCGATCTTCCCACGTCTTGTGGGGATTCCAAGTGGGTTAGCGTAAAGTGCTCCGATTTGCCTGAGCTGAAAGGCGTGCAGGATTTCTATGTAACTGCTTCTGGATTATCTGGGGAATTGCTGGTCGGGAACATCAAATTTTCTAAGGCGGCTGAAGCCGAGGGCGATTCTCTAGAAAGAATTTCTGCTGTGAAATCCGTTGCTGGTATGCACTATGATGGAACTACACGAACCGTAGAACTTTCAAGAGATATGCGTTGGACTGTTTTTGATTTGAATGGGGTCGAGGTCCGTCGAGGCTTTAGTCGCAAGGTTGGTCTGAAAAACCTTGGTCAGGGAAGCTATCTGGTTCGTGCTGGCGGTTCTTCTGTGAGAGTCCATTAA
- the alaS gene encoding alanine--tRNA ligase — MPTMTSAQVRESFIKFFESKDHLFVRSSPVVPHDDPTLMFTNAGMNQFKAIFLGDNPKGWKRACNSQKCLRVSGKHNDLDVVGRDNYHHTFFEMLGNWSFGDYYKKEAIAWAWELLTEVWKLPKERLFATVYQDDDEAWQIWKDVSGLPDDRIMRFDAHSNFWEMGDTGPCGPCSEIHYDRGDLATQMETFKDPILGVNGENDRYIEIWNNVFMQYERISDGSLIPLKAKNVDTGMGFERICAILQGKRSNYDTDVFTPIISKVAELSGVPYTDDENGTPHRVIADHIRAVSFAIADGALPSNEGRGYVLRRILRRASRFARLLGQKEAFIYKLVQVLADTMGEAFPEIRQRQAFVTEVIKSEEDRFIKTLDAGLERFEAIVTEMGSAKVVPGDKVFVLYDTYGFPPDLTGILAEEKGLTIDEAGFEKCMEEQKERARANMKQGINTMGTEGWTQYSEASTNFVGYELSACETKVVRYREDKGVLSIVLETSPFYAEMGGQVGDKGMLVSADLELSVFDTVKVNDTALCRAKVVKGEANEQTMGGVFMATVDNERRMDIRRNHSATHLVQAALREVLGTHVQQQGSLVTPDSLRFDFTHFNGMTAEEIQKVEDIVNAKIMECLPVHTDVMGVDEAKASGAMALFGEKYGDTVRVVKMGVSGEEFSKELCGGLHVSNSGNIGMVKIISESSVSAGVRRIEAVTGRGAMTMLRAGAQIVNALRDRLRCKDAEVLDRIQQSFEKTQSLEKALQSVKLELATMIAGDVLNGGLDVMGVMLYVREFDMPEDKYKELLDGIQNKLDKGAVAVIANKVNGAGSIAVIVGKDVQAKGIKAGDMVRDLAAACNGKGGGRPDRAQAGTREPEKISAAIKDANNWIRAKLG; from the coding sequence ATGCCTACTATGACTTCTGCGCAGGTGCGCGAATCTTTTATTAAGTTCTTCGAGAGCAAGGATCATCTGTTCGTCCGTAGCTCTCCCGTGGTTCCTCACGATGACCCCACCTTGATGTTCACCAATGCTGGTATGAACCAGTTCAAGGCCATCTTCCTGGGTGACAATCCCAAGGGCTGGAAGCGTGCATGCAACAGCCAGAAGTGCCTCCGCGTTTCCGGTAAGCATAACGACCTGGACGTTGTGGGTCGCGACAACTACCACCACACCTTCTTCGAAATGCTGGGCAACTGGTCCTTCGGCGACTACTACAAGAAGGAAGCTATCGCCTGGGCATGGGAACTCTTGACCGAAGTCTGGAAGCTTCCCAAGGAACGTCTCTTTGCAACTGTCTATCAGGATGATGACGAAGCATGGCAGATCTGGAAGGACGTTTCCGGTCTTCCCGATGACCGCATCATGCGCTTCGACGCTCACTCCAATTTCTGGGAAATGGGCGACACCGGTCCTTGTGGCCCCTGCTCCGAAATTCATTACGACCGCGGCGACCTTGCTACCCAGATGGAAACCTTCAAGGATCCTATCCTGGGCGTGAACGGCGAAAACGACCGCTACATCGAAATCTGGAACAATGTGTTCATGCAGTATGAACGTATCAGCGACGGCTCCCTCATTCCGCTGAAGGCCAAGAACGTTGATACCGGTATGGGCTTCGAACGTATCTGCGCTATCCTCCAGGGCAAGCGCAGCAACTACGACACCGACGTGTTCACCCCGATTATTTCCAAGGTTGCCGAACTTTCCGGCGTACCTTACACTGACGACGAAAACGGCACCCCCCACCGCGTGATTGCCGACCACATCCGCGCAGTCTCCTTCGCTATTGCTGATGGCGCTCTGCCCTCTAACGAAGGTCGTGGCTATGTGCTCCGTCGTATCCTCCGCCGTGCAAGCCGTTTTGCTCGCCTGCTCGGCCAGAAGGAAGCTTTCATTTACAAGCTGGTCCAGGTTCTTGCTGATACCATGGGCGAAGCCTTCCCCGAAATCCGTCAGCGTCAGGCTTTCGTGACCGAAGTGATCAAGAGCGAAGAAGACCGCTTCATCAAGACTCTGGATGCAGGTCTCGAACGTTTCGAAGCCATCGTTACCGAAATGGGTTCTGCCAAGGTTGTGCCGGGTGACAAGGTCTTCGTGCTTTACGATACCTACGGCTTCCCGCCGGACCTCACTGGCATCCTCGCCGAAGAAAAGGGCCTCACCATTGATGAAGCCGGTTTTGAAAAGTGCATGGAAGAACAGAAGGAACGTGCCCGCGCCAACATGAAGCAGGGCATCAACACCATGGGTACCGAAGGCTGGACTCAGTATTCCGAAGCTTCTACCAACTTCGTAGGCTACGAACTGTCCGCCTGCGAAACCAAGGTTGTCCGCTACCGCGAAGACAAGGGCGTTCTTTCCATCGTTCTTGAAACTTCCCCGTTCTACGCCGAAATGGGTGGCCAGGTTGGCGACAAGGGTATGCTGGTTTCTGCCGACCTGGAACTGAGCGTATTTGATACTGTCAAGGTGAACGACACCGCTCTCTGCCGCGCCAAGGTGGTGAAGGGTGAAGCTAACGAACAGACCATGGGTGGTGTGTTCATGGCTACCGTCGACAACGAACGTCGCATGGACATCCGTCGCAACCACTCCGCTACTCACTTGGTTCAGGCCGCTCTCCGCGAAGTGCTGGGCACTCACGTACAGCAGCAGGGTAGCTTGGTAACTCCGGATTCCCTCCGCTTTGACTTTACTCATTTCAATGGCATGACCGCTGAAGAAATTCAGAAGGTCGAAGACATCGTGAACGCAAAGATCATGGAATGCCTGCCGGTTCACACCGACGTCATGGGCGTGGACGAAGCTAAGGCTTCTGGCGCTATGGCTCTCTTCGGCGAAAAGTACGGCGATACCGTACGCGTTGTGAAGATGGGCGTAAGCGGTGAAGAATTCTCCAAGGAACTTTGCGGTGGCTTGCATGTTTCCAATTCCGGTAACATCGGCATGGTAAAGATCATTTCTGAATCCAGCGTTTCTGCTGGTGTCCGCCGTATCGAAGCTGTTACTGGCCGCGGTGCTATGACTATGCTTCGCGCTGGTGCTCAGATTGTAAATGCTCTCCGCGATCGTCTCCGTTGTAAGGATGCCGAAGTTCTGGATCGTATCCAGCAGTCCTTCGAAAAGACACAGTCCCTTGAAAAGGCTCTCCAGTCCGTGAAGCTGGAACTGGCAACAATGATCGCTGGCGACGTTCTGAATGGCGGCCTCGACGTCATGGGTGTCATGCTCTACGTTCGCGAATTCGATATGCCGGAAGATAAGTACAAGGAACTCCTGGACGGTATCCAGAACAAGCTGGACAAGGGTGCCGTGGCTGTCATTGCTAACAAGGTAAACGGTGCTGGTTCCATCGCCGTTATCGTGGGCAAGGATGTTCAGGCTAAGGGCATCAAGGCTGGCGACATGGTCCGTGATCTTGCCGCAGCATGTAACGGTAAGGGCGGTGGCCGTCCGGACCGTGCTCAGGCCGGTACCCGTGAACCTGAAAAGATTTCCGCAGCTATCAAGGACGCCAACAACTGGATCCGTGCAAAGCTGGGCTAA
- a CDS encoding glycoside hydrolase family 16 protein — MKSKILLPFLTAGVMFCAFTACSDDSSSPTDSGAVMNPSGNVDDPANPGETPVVPGETPVDPGETPVDPGETPVDPGETPVVPGETPVVPGETPVVPGETPVTPGETPVVSEPYRLTIENTYANNASVEVADFDSYNYYGAELTGKDQFTYGRFEARMKMVSIPGSVSSMFLYYDPSYMLGDEPWNEIDIEVLGVNPGMWQANLITREADVEGGRKNPKKTSETKTGFGFNATEDFHLFAMVWTPEYISWEIDSVEVRRDVLGMTKGQVEFMTKEQSLRFNLWASKSASWVGKFTGAELADGPVAQWIDYVRVYSYDTATKTFTESWTDNFDGELDASRWSAGNWEMEHVMLKKENLVVEDGYCKLLMTREAK; from the coding sequence ATGAAATCCAAAATCCTTCTCCCCTTCCTCACTGCAGGCGTAATGTTCTGCGCATTTACTGCATGTTCCGATGATAGCTCTAGTCCGACAGATTCGGGCGCTGTTATGAATCCCTCTGGAAACGTGGACGATCCCGCAAATCCTGGCGAAACTCCCGTAGTTCCCGGTGAAACTCCCGTGGATCCTGGCGAAACTCCCGTGGATCCTGGCGAAACTCCCGTGGATCCTGGTGAAACCCCTGTGGTCCCTGGCGAAACTCCCGTGGTTCCTGGTGAAACCCCTGTGGTCCCTGGCGAAACTCCTGTGACTCCCGGCGAAACTCCGGTGGTTTCTGAACCTTATCGCCTGACGATTGAAAATACCTATGCAAACAACGCTTCCGTCGAAGTGGCCGATTTTGACAGCTATAATTATTACGGGGCTGAACTGACTGGAAAGGATCAGTTTACATATGGTCGTTTTGAGGCTCGAATGAAGATGGTCTCTATTCCTGGTTCTGTAAGTTCCATGTTCCTTTACTATGATCCGTCCTATATGTTGGGCGATGAACCCTGGAATGAAATTGATATTGAAGTTCTTGGTGTTAATCCCGGCATGTGGCAGGCTAACTTGATTACCCGTGAAGCGGATGTGGAAGGTGGCCGTAAGAATCCTAAGAAAACTTCCGAAACGAAGACTGGCTTTGGTTTCAACGCTACTGAAGATTTCCACCTATTTGCCATGGTCTGGACTCCGGAATATATTTCCTGGGAAATTGATAGTGTCGAGGTCCGTCGTGATGTTCTGGGAATGACTAAGGGACAGGTCGAATTTATGACTAAGGAACAGTCCTTGCGCTTCAACTTGTGGGCTTCCAAGAGTGCATCCTGGGTTGGCAAGTTTACTGGCGCAGAATTGGCTGATGGTCCGGTCGCTCAGTGGATTGACTATGTTCGAGTCTATTCTTACGACACTGCAACAAAGACCTTCACTGAATCCTGGACTGACAACTTTGACGGTGAACTGGATGCCTCTCGCTGGTCTGCCGGTAACTGGGAAATGGAACACGTCATGTTGAAAAAGGAAAACTTGGTCGTGGAAGATGGATACTGCAAGCTTCTTATGACTCGCGAAGCCAAGTAA
- a CDS encoding type II secretion system F family protein — protein MAEFLYKATNSAGNKFEGSIEAKDKAEAEALLMRRRLIIESLKKKPMEIKINIGSGIKPADISRFTRMFSSMSSAGLPMLQCLNILEEQCENPELKTVIHKVTQSINGGSSLADALTQHPKVFTTLYTNMVAAGEAGGILDGILARLAETLENGERLKRKVKKALTYPVMLIIVGILVVIALMTFVVPTFAAQFAALDAELPAPTQVVMNISDFLRDNGLLLGIFVVILIVAYKLAMKVPKAKYAWDGLMLKIPKLGDLQIKSTTASFARTLGTLLNAGVSVMDSLKVVASTVSNKVVERAIGRISIGIAGGKSIAEPMAECNLFPPMVIQMTGVGEKTGNLGGMLLKLADFYDEEVDAAVDGVVGMMEPLIIVFLGGAVGGLLIAMYMPMFSMSDSVKG, from the coding sequence ATGGCAGAATTCCTGTATAAGGCGACCAACAGCGCCGGTAATAAATTTGAAGGCTCCATTGAGGCGAAGGATAAGGCAGAAGCTGAAGCCCTCTTGATGCGTCGCCGCTTGATTATCGAGAGCTTGAAAAAGAAGCCCATGGAAATCAAGATCAATATTGGTTCTGGCATTAAGCCCGCCGATATTTCTCGTTTTACCCGTATGTTCTCGTCTATGAGTTCTGCCGGTCTTCCTATGCTTCAGTGCTTGAACATTTTGGAAGAACAGTGCGAAAATCCTGAATTGAAAACTGTGATCCATAAGGTGACTCAGTCGATTAACGGTGGTTCTTCCTTGGCTGATGCGCTGACGCAGCACCCTAAGGTTTTTACGACCTTGTATACCAACATGGTGGCCGCAGGTGAAGCTGGTGGTATTCTGGATGGCATTCTTGCCCGTTTGGCCGAAACTCTTGAAAACGGCGAACGTCTGAAGCGTAAGGTGAAGAAAGCCTTGACGTACCCGGTCATGTTGATCATCGTGGGTATCTTGGTGGTGATTGCACTTATGACTTTCGTGGTGCCCACCTTCGCCGCTCAGTTCGCCGCTCTTGATGCTGAACTTCCTGCTCCGACTCAGGTGGTGATGAACATTTCTGACTTCTTGCGCGATAATGGTTTGCTCCTGGGTATTTTTGTGGTCATTCTCATTGTGGCTTATAAGTTGGCGATGAAAGTTCCTAAGGCGAAGTATGCCTGGGATGGTCTGATGCTTAAAATTCCTAAGCTAGGAGACCTTCAGATCAAGTCCACGACTGCAAGCTTTGCTAGAACTTTGGGCACCTTGCTTAATGCTGGTGTGTCTGTGATGGATTCTTTGAAGGTTGTGGCCTCTACTGTTTCGAATAAAGTTGTGGAACGTGCCATCGGTCGAATTTCCATCGGTATTGCTGGTGGTAAATCCATTGCGGAACCTATGGCCGAATGCAACCTGTTCCCGCCCATGGTGATTCAGATGACGGGCGTGGGTGAAAAGACCGGTAACCTTGGCGGCATGCTCCTGAAACTTGCAGACTTCTACGACGAAGAAGTGGATGCCGCAGTGGATGGCGTGGTGGGCATGATGGAACCCTTGATCATCGTGTTCCTGGGTGGTGCCGTGGGTGGCTTGCTTATTGCAATGTACATGCCCATGTTCTCTATGTCTGACTCTGTTAAGGGCTGA
- a CDS encoding type IV pilus twitching motility protein PilT codes for MAYNIQDLLAEMVKRGGSDLHLTAGAPPLIRLHGNLTAIGETKLKPDETMRMTYSLMNEGQKKSFEQNKECDFSFGIANLARFRANAYLQRGCVAIALRIIPLEIKTFKDLGLPKILAEFTTRPSGLVLVTGATGSGKSTTLAAMIDKINKERHDHILTVEDPIEFLHKHQNCMINQREVGSDTVSFASALKMALRQDPDVVLIGEMRDLETIRAALTIAETGHLAFATLHTNSCVQTINRVVDAFPKGEQQTVRTQLSFVLQGVVCQTLVPKIGGGRVMAYEIMNVTPGIRSLIRDDKVHQIESMIEIGQKFGMNTMNMCLCDLVKNRKVDRFEALSRSPSPDQLEQLFVKEGV; via the coding sequence ATGGCATACAATATTCAAGATCTTCTCGCTGAAATGGTGAAACGTGGTGGCTCTGACTTGCATTTGACAGCAGGAGCTCCTCCTCTTATTCGTCTGCATGGTAATCTTACGGCTATTGGTGAAACCAAGCTGAAACCGGATGAAACTATGCGAATGACCTATAGTTTGATGAACGAAGGTCAGAAGAAGTCTTTTGAACAGAACAAGGAATGCGACTTTTCCTTTGGTATTGCGAACTTGGCTCGTTTCCGTGCCAATGCGTATTTGCAGCGTGGTTGCGTGGCGATTGCCTTGCGTATTATTCCGCTGGAAATCAAGACCTTTAAGGATCTTGGCCTTCCGAAAATTCTGGCTGAATTTACGACGCGTCCCTCTGGCCTTGTGCTGGTGACCGGTGCTACGGGTTCTGGTAAGTCTACTACCCTGGCTGCAATGATCGATAAGATTAACAAGGAACGTCACGATCACATTTTGACTGTGGAAGATCCTATCGAATTTTTGCACAAGCATCAGAACTGTATGATTAACCAGCGCGAAGTGGGAAGTGATACCGTAAGCTTTGCTAGCGCACTTAAGATGGCTCTCCGTCAGGACCCTGACGTGGTGCTTATCGGCGAAATGCGTGACCTTGAAACTATTCGTGCTGCATTGACCATTGCTGAAACGGGCCATTTGGCTTTCGCAACCCTGCATACCAACTCCTGTGTGCAGACCATTAACCGTGTGGTGGATGCTTTCCCCAAGGGTGAACAGCAGACCGTTCGAACTCAGCTTTCCTTTGTGCTTCAGGGCGTTGTTTGTCAGACCTTGGTACCGAAGATTGGCGGTGGCCGTGTAATGGCATACGAAATCATGAACGTCACACCGGGTATCCGTTCACTGATTCGTGACGACAAGGTTCACCAGATTGAATCCATGATTGAAATTGGTCAGAAGTTCGGTATGAATACCATGAACATGTGTCTTTGCGACTTGGTTAAGAATCGTAAGGTGGACCGCTTTGAAGCTTTGTCTCGTTCCCCCAGCCCGGATCAGCTGGAACAGCTGTTTGTGAAGGAAGGAGTGTAG
- a CDS encoding TlpA disulfide reductase family protein, whose product MKKSGSIIKMIMFSLATLLVACGHDSFQTMPSKISDFKGILIGQKDSITSYRTQKGEATLIVLTASWCPACQAEVPSLKEISLDYTNRGLKILLISEDDSPTIAARYKKKAELPWTMIHWNYDIMNALGNPGVLPVSYLVNQQDSIVKVNVGIFDKKEMRYQLDKILR is encoded by the coding sequence ATGAAAAAGTCTGGTTCCATAATAAAAATGATAATGTTTTCGCTGGCCACCTTATTGGTAGCCTGCGGTCATGATTCATTCCAGACCATGCCTTCAAAAATTTCAGACTTCAAGGGGATCCTCATCGGGCAAAAGGACAGCATCACAAGCTATCGGACGCAAAAAGGAGAGGCAACCCTTATAGTCCTTACGGCATCATGGTGCCCCGCCTGCCAGGCAGAAGTTCCCAGCCTCAAGGAAATTTCCCTAGACTACACCAACAGGGGGCTTAAAATTCTGCTTATCAGCGAAGACGACTCCCCCACTATAGCAGCCCGATACAAAAAGAAGGCGGAACTCCCCTGGACAATGATTCACTGGAATTACGACATCATGAACGCCTTGGGAAATCCAGGCGTCCTTCCAGTCAGCTACCTCGTCAACCAACAAGATAGTATCGTCAAAGTGAACGTGGGCATTTTCGACAAAAAAGAAATGCGATATCAACTAGATAAAATTCTGCGCTAG
- the epmA gene encoding EF-P lysine aminoacylase EpmA: MMDGKAPVSFAPTCSRENWLKRQSLMNKVREFFTARGSLEVETPTLSNAGGTDPQLDYFQVGAAGEPLRFMMTSPEFHMKRLLAAGFGDIFQIAKSFRKDEFGSHHNNEFSMVEWYRVGWPQEKLMDEVEALVSEILGKPINARRTRWIDAFKNYAGVDPFCKNLGDFAEACRTREIPVPEMQSMSREDWWDYLMVFIIEPALASNGPEFILDYPPSQAALAQTYVDSEGLTWAKRFELFVDQVELCNGYTELTDAVEQRRRFDADLEIRKTMGKPLPPIDEHFLAGLESGMPACSGVALGLDRLFMLAMGKEEIADVILFPSPVA; the protein is encoded by the coding sequence ATGATGGATGGTAAGGCTCCCGTTTCGTTTGCTCCCACCTGTTCTCGAGAGAATTGGCTGAAACGTCAATCCCTGATGAACAAGGTCCGCGAATTCTTTACTGCTCGAGGTTCTCTTGAAGTAGAAACGCCCACTCTTTCTAACGCTGGTGGAACGGATCCCCAGCTGGATTATTTTCAGGTGGGTGCCGCTGGTGAGCCTTTGCGTTTCATGATGACTAGCCCCGAATTCCACATGAAGCGATTGCTGGCTGCCGGGTTCGGCGACATTTTCCAGATTGCAAAATCTTTCCGTAAAGATGAATTCGGAAGCCATCATAACAATGAGTTCAGTATGGTGGAATGGTACCGCGTTGGCTGGCCTCAAGAAAAACTGATGGACGAAGTGGAAGCTTTGGTAAGTGAAATTCTCGGAAAGCCCATAAACGCTCGTCGCACCCGCTGGATCGATGCCTTTAAAAATTATGCCGGCGTTGACCCTTTCTGCAAAAATCTCGGGGACTTTGCCGAGGCTTGCCGCACTCGCGAAATTCCTGTTCCCGAAATGCAGTCCATGTCCCGCGAAGACTGGTGGGATTATCTGATGGTCTTTATAATTGAACCGGCTCTTGCAAGTAACGGACCTGAATTTATTCTGGATTATCCGCCCTCTCAGGCAGCTCTCGCTCAAACCTATGTGGATTCTGAAGGACTCACCTGGGCAAAGCGTTTTGAATTGTTTGTAGATCAGGTGGAACTTTGTAATGGATATACCGAGCTGACAGACGCTGTGGAGCAACGCAGACGATTTGATGCTGACCTGGAAATCCGCAAGACCATGGGTAAGCCTCTGCCTCCGATCGACGAACATTTCTTGGCCGGTCTAGAATCAGGCATGCCTGCCTGTTCTGGCGTCGCGTTGGGCTTGGACCGTTTGTTTATGCTTGCCATGGGTAAGGAAGAAATCGCCGATGTGATTTTGTTCCCCAGCCCTGTTGCCTAG
- a CDS encoding FISUMP domain-containing protein, producing the protein MVYRRKNIFVMTGLALSFAATAFAQQELRDAVDAGDVATVQKMVKKGQVEEIYCGELSPNDAVKVYEKIFKAMPGESFESCPNQFVYGYGVKACSNGKDMETCLKVTNKLIADATAGNANAIETLGSVAKSALKTKAYAKPVKEQVDTTLWVPCAKKGKAREACIEECWAQADTLRGVEHKPVCDAVPEHYVDTVITISKPSPLYEALRNGIVDGFWKVPMSAAEPFAKLMQANAKGLSIPDSSVISVSYVNQWADRHKADSSALPGGELFRFCYMWQPQVDSILASKELEARCPVFETFVDPRDNQSYKVKDINGTKWFVQNLAYVMEDKSKCYDGEEENCKVFGRLYSYDGAQAACPEGSHLSTDDEWKMLEVYAGGANVAAEKLRSNGSDDYAFTVLFGGYVNKNNISVIQGEGAYFWTDADVGDGRGVARSMFSTDKEVSSMPVDKAFSMSVRCVMNPVAGGDAASTEE; encoded by the coding sequence ATGGTTTATAGACGTAAAAACATTTTTGTTATGACCGGGCTTGCATTGTCTTTTGCAGCGACTGCTTTTGCCCAACAGGAACTTCGTGACGCTGTGGATGCAGGCGATGTGGCTACTGTGCAGAAGATGGTGAAAAAAGGTCAAGTTGAGGAAATTTACTGCGGTGAACTTTCCCCCAACGATGCCGTAAAAGTTTATGAAAAGATTTTTAAGGCCATGCCTGGTGAATCTTTTGAAAGTTGCCCCAACCAGTTTGTGTATGGCTATGGTGTCAAGGCCTGCTCCAATGGCAAGGACATGGAAACATGTCTCAAGGTGACCAACAAATTGATTGCCGATGCTACGGCAGGAAATGCAAATGCCATTGAAACTCTTGGTTCCGTGGCAAAGTCCGCCTTGAAAACTAAGGCTTACGCGAAGCCTGTGAAGGAACAGGTGGACACGACCCTCTGGGTTCCTTGCGCGAAGAAAGGTAAGGCTCGCGAGGCTTGCATCGAGGAATGCTGGGCTCAGGCAGATACCCTGCGTGGCGTGGAGCATAAACCGGTTTGCGATGCTGTTCCCGAACATTATGTGGATACGGTGATCACCATTTCTAAACCGTCTCCCCTTTACGAGGCTCTCCGTAATGGAATCGTGGATGGCTTCTGGAAAGTCCCCATGTCCGCTGCGGAACCTTTTGCAAAATTGATGCAGGCTAATGCCAAGGGTCTTTCGATTCCCGATTCTTCTGTAATCAGCGTTTCCTACGTGAACCAGTGGGCTGACAGGCACAAGGCCGACAGTTCCGCTCTTCCCGGTGGCGAGCTTTTCCGCTTCTGCTATATGTGGCAACCTCAGGTGGATTCCATCCTAGCTTCCAAGGAACTTGAAGCCCGTTGCCCTGTTTTTGAAACATTTGTGGATCCGCGTGATAACCAGAGCTACAAGGTGAAGGACATTAATGGTACCAAGTGGTTTGTACAGAACTTGGCTTACGTCATGGAAGACAAGTCTAAATGTTATGACGGAGAAGAAGAGAACTGCAAGGTCTTCGGACGTCTCTATTCCTATGATGGAGCTCAGGCGGCTTGCCCCGAAGGTTCTCACCTTTCTACTGATGACGAATGGAAAATGCTGGAAGTTTATGCCGGCGGTGCCAATGTAGCTGCCGAAAAACTTCGTAGCAATGGCTCTGACGATTACGCCTTTACCGTTCTCTTTGGCGGTTATGTCAACAAGAATAACATCTCTGTCATTCAGGGTGAGGGCGCATACTTCTGGACTGATGCTGACGTTGGTGATGGCCGCGGTGTGGCTCGATCTATGTTCAGCACCGATAAGGAAGTTTCCTCTATGCCAGTGGACAAGGCTTTCTCCATGTCTGTCCGTTGCGTCATGAATCCTGTTGCCGGCGGTGATGCCGCTTCTACGGAAGAATAA